Proteins found in one Helicobacter sp. NHP19-003 genomic segment:
- a CDS encoding acyl-CoA thioesterase: MGNTEELAADTITGIGRMRELSMSFLVTPTMVNFNNVMHGGELLNLLDKVAYVCSSRYCGCGTVTLSVDRVLFKHPIHIGTLVTCYASVNYVGTKSCEVGIKVICEDFKNQTAVHTNSCYFTMVAVKDGKTVAMPSFVPQTDKEKERYERAIRRKEALKHTQKSALKSGC; the protein is encoded by the coding sequence ATGGGCAATACAGAAGAATTAGCGGCAGACACCATAACCGGCATTGGGCGCATGAGAGAGCTTAGCATGTCTTTTTTAGTGACCCCCACGATGGTGAATTTTAACAATGTCATGCACGGGGGAGAGTTGCTGAATTTGCTAGACAAGGTCGCCTATGTGTGTTCTTCGCGTTATTGTGGATGTGGCACCGTAACCTTGAGTGTGGATCGGGTCTTGTTTAAACACCCCATCCACATCGGCACGCTTGTCACTTGTTATGCGAGCGTGAATTATGTGGGGACTAAAAGTTGTGAAGTGGGGATCAAGGTCATTTGTGAAGACTTTAAAAACCAAACCGCTGTGCACACCAATAGCTGTTACTTCACGATGGTGGCGGTTAAAGACGGCAAAACCGTGGCCATGCCCTCTTTTGTCCCCCAAACCGACAAAGAGAAAGAACGCTACGAGAGGGCGATTCGGCGCAAAGAAGCTTTAAAGCACACCCAAAAGAGCGCGCTTAAAAGCGGTTGTTAG
- the ruvA gene encoding Holliday junction branch migration protein RuvA: MLVGLKGVVAHTSPTFVEIEVQGVVYGVHVGVQTSQHLQVGARTHLHTTLIIKEDSHALFGFLKRSEKDLFERLLRVNGVGPKAALAILSVYDAPAFSACIQNKDLKALQKVPGVGAKMAGKIMLDLAGFVASEAEMSQTSEVQQAILGLQSLGFKAAEAIKICSNLPQNLDAASLIKLALQQLK; the protein is encoded by the coding sequence ATGCTGGTGGGTTTAAAGGGTGTGGTGGCGCACACCAGCCCCACTTTTGTAGAAATAGAAGTGCAGGGCGTGGTTTACGGCGTGCATGTGGGCGTGCAAACCAGCCAGCACCTGCAAGTGGGCGCGCGCACACACCTGCACACGACTTTAATCATCAAAGAGGACAGCCACGCCCTCTTTGGCTTCTTAAAGCGCTCGGAAAAGGACTTGTTTGAGCGGCTTTTGAGGGTCAATGGTGTGGGGCCCAAAGCCGCTTTGGCCATTTTATCCGTCTATGATGCCCCCGCTTTTAGTGCGTGTATCCAAAACAAGGACTTAAAAGCCCTGCAAAAAGTGCCGGGCGTGGGGGCGAAAATGGCGGGTAAAATCATGCTCGATTTAGCCGGCTTTGTCGCGAGCGAAGCTGAAATGAGCCAAACTAGCGAGGTGCAGCAAGCCATTTTAGGCTTGCAGAGTTTGGGCTTTAAGGCCGCAGAGGCAATTAAGATTTGTAGCAACCTGCCACAAAATTTAGACGCGGCTAGTCTCATCAAACTCGCCCTACAACAACTCAAATAA
- the gabT gene encoding 4-aminobutyrate--2-oxoglutarate transaminase, whose amino-acid sequence MQNLAQRREAATPRGIGIACDWFVKEAQNATIKSVDGREFIDFAGGIAVLNVGHRHPKVIQAVQAQLARFTHTAYQVTPYEGYIELAEKINALAPISGLKKACFFTTGGEATENAVKIAKGYTKRYGVIAFGGAFHGRTCLAVSMTGKVAPYKAEIGAGMPGVYHAYYPNELHGVSIKDALKSLEFICKCSIAPTDVAAVIFEPVQGEGGFNPAPAEFVEGLRAFCDTHKIVLIADEVQTGFCRTGKTFAMEHFKPQADIICMAKSLGGGLPISGVVGRADIMDSLSAGGLGGTYAGNPLATAAALEVLKIIEEEKLNERAQQLGQQLKDHLHALKEKENFSQMAQIRGLGSMVALELFDKGKPSSTLAKAIQKEAMTQGLLLLTCGSYANVIRFLYPLTIPEEQFKQALAILETSIKKALA is encoded by the coding sequence ATGCAAAATTTAGCACAAAGAAGAGAGGCGGCCACCCCTAGAGGGATTGGCATTGCGTGCGATTGGTTCGTTAAAGAAGCGCAAAACGCCACGATTAAAAGCGTTGATGGGCGCGAGTTCATCGACTTTGCCGGGGGCATTGCGGTTTTAAATGTGGGGCACAGACACCCTAAAGTGATCCAAGCGGTGCAAGCGCAATTAGCCCGCTTCACCCACACGGCTTATCAAGTCACGCCCTATGAAGGTTACATTGAGCTGGCCGAAAAGATCAACGCCCTAGCCCCCATCAGCGGTTTAAAGAAGGCGTGTTTTTTCACCACAGGTGGGGAGGCGACTGAAAACGCCGTTAAAATCGCCAAAGGATACACCAAACGCTATGGCGTGATCGCCTTTGGCGGGGCGTTTCACGGGCGTACTTGCTTGGCGGTGAGCATGACGGGCAAGGTCGCCCCCTATAAGGCAGAAATCGGGGCGGGCATGCCCGGGGTCTACCACGCCTACTACCCCAATGAATTGCACGGGGTCAGCATTAAAGATGCTTTAAAAAGCCTAGAGTTCATTTGCAAGTGTTCAATCGCTCCCACCGATGTCGCTGCTGTGATCTTTGAGCCGGTGCAGGGCGAGGGGGGGTTTAACCCCGCCCCCGCAGAGTTTGTCGAGGGCTTGAGGGCGTTTTGCGACACGCATAAAATCGTGCTGATCGCCGATGAAGTGCAAACGGGCTTTTGCCGCACGGGCAAGACCTTTGCCATGGAGCATTTTAAACCCCAAGCGGATATCATTTGCATGGCTAAGAGCCTAGGCGGGGGGCTACCCATTTCAGGCGTGGTGGGCAGGGCGGATATTATGGATTCTTTAAGTGCCGGCGGGCTTGGGGGCACTTATGCCGGCAACCCTTTAGCCACCGCCGCCGCCCTAGAGGTGTTAAAAATCATTGAAGAAGAAAAGCTGAACGAGCGGGCACAACAACTCGGGCAACAGCTCAAAGACCATCTACACGCCCTAAAAGAAAAAGAAAACTTTAGCCAAATGGCACAAATTAGGGGGCTTGGCTCGATGGTGGCCCTAGAGCTCTTTGATAAGGGCAAACCCAGCAGCACTTTAGCCAAAGCCATCCAAAAAGAAGCGATGACACAAGGGCTCTTGCTCTTAACTTGTGGCTCTTACGCCAATGTGATCCGCTTTCTCTACCCTTTAACCATCCCTGAGGAGCAATTTAAGCAAGCCTTAGCAATCCTTGAAACTTCCATTAAAAAGGCACTCGCATGA
- a CDS encoding ABC transporter ATP-binding protein: protein MRLFFRRFAPFLKGHVGSFVWIVLASIVVALSTAWGTYLVKPTLDDIFIKKDTHMLSVLPFLVIVAYLGKSGGIYIQTYFTNFIGLDIIKNLRHKMLETMLCMEMGFFNSTHKGELISRITNDIALVRASLSNYLAESVRELLSVIGLICVVIYQSPKLSIVGLIIMPLAAIPLSKIIKKVKKLSKANQETNARMTARLSEIFHSVEVIKTSNGESLELQAFQKENQAFFNLSLKSIKYAEISSPLMEFLGSIAIALVIYLGGLEVIKGHISVGAFFSFITALFMLYTPIKRLVRIASNFQEALVAGERTYEILERTPAIRDGAQTLEQPIKEIAFDHVGLSYRDNSSLALQDISLNLQANQIVAFEGKSGSGKSSLVNLILRLYEPSSGQILINNTPLQDLQQKSLRAQIGIVTQKVFIFSGSVAENVAYGLEIDAHRVQQCLEQAQALEFVRDLGGIEATLEEFGANLSGGQRQRISIARALYKEASVLIFDEATSALDRDTEENIKQTIYSLKENRLIIIISHNPNSLEMADCIYHLEGGKLVS from the coding sequence TTGAGGCTCTTTTTTAGGCGCTTTGCCCCCTTTTTAAAGGGGCATGTTGGCTCATTTGTGTGGATTGTTTTAGCCTCCATTGTGGTTGCCCTAAGCACGGCGTGGGGGACCTACCTCGTCAAGCCCACCCTAGATGACATTTTCATCAAAAAAGACACGCACATGCTGAGTGTCTTGCCTTTTTTGGTGATTGTGGCGTATTTGGGCAAAAGTGGGGGGATTTACATACAAACTTATTTTACGAATTTTATCGGCTTAGACATCATTAAAAACCTACGCCATAAAATGCTAGAAACCATGCTTTGTATGGAGATGGGTTTTTTCAACAGCACCCACAAGGGCGAGTTGATCTCACGGATCACCAACGACATTGCCCTAGTGCGGGCGAGTTTGTCCAACTACCTAGCCGAGAGTGTGCGGGAGCTCTTAAGCGTCATCGGGCTCATTTGCGTGGTGATTTACCAAAGCCCCAAACTCTCCATTGTGGGGCTCATCATCATGCCCCTAGCGGCGATCCCTTTAAGTAAAATCATCAAAAAAGTCAAAAAACTTTCCAAAGCCAACCAAGAAACCAACGCCCGCATGACCGCCAGATTGTCTGAGATTTTCCACAGCGTGGAGGTGATTAAAACCTCCAATGGAGAGAGCCTAGAGCTACAAGCCTTTCAAAAAGAAAACCAGGCCTTTTTTAACTTGAGCCTAAAAAGCATTAAATACGCCGAAATCTCCAGCCCCTTAATGGAATTTTTAGGCTCCATCGCCATCGCCTTAGTGATTTATCTAGGCGGTTTGGAGGTGATTAAGGGGCATATCAGCGTAGGGGCGTTTTTCTCTTTCATCACTGCCCTTTTCATGCTCTACACCCCCATCAAACGCCTTGTGCGAATCGCCTCCAACTTCCAAGAAGCCCTAGTCGCCGGCGAGCGCACTTACGAGATTTTAGAGCGCACACCCGCCATTCGCGATGGTGCACAGACTTTAGAGCAACCCATTAAAGAAATTGCTTTTGATCATGTGGGCCTTTCCTATCGCGACAACTCCTCCCTAGCCTTGCAAGACATTAGCCTAAACCTACAAGCCAACCAAATAGTCGCCTTTGAGGGCAAGAGCGGGAGCGGGAAAAGCTCTTTGGTTAATCTCATTTTACGCCTATACGAGCCTTCAAGCGGGCAAATTCTCATCAACAACACCCCCCTACAAGACTTGCAACAAAAGAGCTTAAGGGCACAAATAGGCATTGTTACACAAAAGGTCTTTATTTTCAGTGGCTCGGTGGCCGAGAATGTCGCCTACGGCTTAGAGATTGACGCGCACAGGGTGCAACAATGCCTAGAACAGGCGCAGGCTTTGGAGTTTGTGAGGGACTTAGGTGGCATTGAGGCGACCTTAGAGGAATTTGGGGCGAATTTGAGCGGAGGGCAACGCCAGCGAATTTCCATCGCACGGGCACTATACAAAGAGGCGAGCGTGTTGATCTTTGATGAAGCCACCTCGGCCCTAGATCGCGACACAGAGGAAAACATTAAACAAACCATTTACAGTCTCAAAGAAAACCGCCTGATCATCATCATCTCCCACAACCCAAATAGCTTAGAAATGGCGGATTGTATTTACCACTTGGAGGGGGGCAAGCTCGTCAGCTAG
- a CDS encoding heavy metal translocating P-type ATPase encodes MTKAQFYIEGMTCSACSSGIERSLGRKAYVKEVGVDLLSKKAFVVYDESQASLEDIFKQIGKLGYTAQKKPLKDLLEPSFLTPNLKLLFTLLCTLGVLCLSMFAPLLPLPTLLKNPFNNGLTQLILTLIAMHMGRNFYIHGFKALWARQPNMDSLIALGTGAAFVYSLVLLFRAHSHTSIEGYYFESVCVILLFVMGGKRVEQSSKDKALQAMQDLMQEHNTRALKVENGQDREVAIESLQKGDILRVLPGAYVPVDGVLIEGASEIDESMLSGESVPVLKKEGSQVFAGTLNTNTPFLMQATHNKAQSMLAQILDLIAKAQGSKAPIARLADKVAGVFVPIVIAIASLAFIVWVFKGGFKEALEVFIAVLVISCPCALGLATPMALLVAQKEAGLLGLFFKDAKSLERAKDISHVLLDKTGTITLGKPVVKEVRTAQGVEVLELLSLCASLEAQSEHVIAKGIVAYAKAQGVHLLEARGIKATPGLGLSGEIAGQEYLAGSLDFFNAPNDLGEFEGIGVFFGTPAKILGLVVLEDRLKEGAKEAIEGMHACGLKTLLLSGDRKASVAKMAHALNLDYKAEAKPADKLATLEDLQKSGAVVMMVGDGLNDAPALAKSDVGLVMGLGSGASLEVADVLSLHNHPSAALHAIKLSQYTIRNIKQNLFWAFCYNALAIPLACGVAAPFMLNPMLASLAMSLSSLSVVFNAQRLRGTHKKIKG; translated from the coding sequence ATGACAAAGGCACAATTCTACATTGAGGGCATGACTTGCAGTGCGTGCTCTAGTGGGATTGAGCGCTCTTTGGGGCGTAAGGCGTATGTCAAAGAGGTGGGGGTGGATTTACTCAGCAAAAAAGCCTTTGTGGTCTATGATGAGAGCCAAGCAAGCCTAGAGGACATTTTTAAGCAAATTGGCAAACTCGGCTACACCGCCCAAAAAAAGCCCTTGAAAGACTTACTTGAGCCGTCTTTTTTGACCCCAAATTTAAAGCTGCTTTTCACCCTGCTTTGCACGCTTGGGGTGCTGTGTCTGTCTATGTTTGCGCCCCTTTTGCCCCTGCCCACCTTGTTGAAAAACCCCTTTAATAACGGGCTCACCCAACTCATTTTGACGCTCATTGCCATGCATATGGGGCGCAATTTCTACATCCACGGCTTTAAGGCATTGTGGGCGCGGCAACCCAACATGGATAGTCTAATCGCGCTTGGCACGGGTGCAGCCTTTGTTTATAGCCTTGTCTTGCTCTTTAGAGCGCACAGCCACACAAGCATAGAGGGGTATTACTTTGAGAGTGTGTGCGTGATTTTGCTCTTTGTGATGGGGGGCAAAAGGGTCGAGCAAAGTTCTAAAGATAAAGCCCTACAAGCCATGCAAGATCTCATGCAAGAGCACAACACCCGTGCGCTAAAAGTGGAAAACGGGCAAGATCGTGAGGTGGCGATTGAGAGCCTACAAAAAGGCGACATTTTAAGGGTGTTGCCCGGGGCGTATGTCCCTGTGGATGGCGTTTTGATTGAGGGGGCGAGCGAGATAGACGAGTCGATGCTAAGCGGGGAGAGCGTGCCTGTGTTGAAAAAAGAGGGCTCTCAAGTGTTTGCGGGCACACTCAACACGAACACGCCCTTTTTAATGCAAGCCACCCACAACAAGGCCCAAAGCATGCTGGCACAAATCCTAGATTTGATCGCCAAAGCGCAGGGCTCTAAAGCCCCCATTGCAAGGCTTGCAGACAAAGTGGCAGGGGTGTTTGTCCCCATTGTGATCGCCATAGCGAGCCTTGCCTTTATCGTGTGGGTGTTTAAGGGGGGTTTTAAAGAGGCTTTGGAGGTGTTTATCGCCGTTTTGGTGATCTCTTGCCCTTGCGCTTTGGGGCTAGCCACCCCGATGGCTTTGTTAGTGGCGCAAAAAGAGGCGGGCTTGTTGGGGCTGTTCTTTAAAGATGCCAAGAGTTTAGAGAGGGCGAAGGACATTAGCCATGTTTTGCTGGATAAAACGGGCACCATCACGCTGGGCAAACCCGTAGTCAAAGAAGTGCGTACTGCGCAAGGTGTGGAGGTGCTAGAGCTTTTAAGCCTATGTGCCAGCCTAGAAGCGCAAAGCGAGCATGTGATCGCTAAGGGCATTGTCGCTTATGCCAAAGCTCAAGGGGTGCATTTGCTAGAGGCAAGGGGGATTAAGGCGACCCCGGGGCTGGGTTTAAGCGGGGAAATTGCAGGGCAAGAATATTTAGCCGGAAGCTTAGACTTTTTTAATGCCCCCAATGACTTAGGGGAGTTTGAGGGGATCGGGGTGTTTTTTGGCACACCTGCTAAAATCTTAGGACTTGTTGTGCTTGAGGACCGACTCAAAGAGGGGGCAAAAGAGGCGATAGAGGGCATGCACGCTTGCGGGCTCAAAACCTTGCTTTTGAGCGGGGATCGCAAGGCAAGCGTGGCAAAAATGGCACATGCCTTAAATTTAGACTACAAGGCAGAGGCTAAGCCGGCGGACAAATTAGCGACCTTAGAGGACTTGCAAAAAAGCGGGGCGGTGGTGATGATGGTGGGCGATGGGCTAAACGATGCCCCGGCTCTAGCCAAAAGCGATGTGGGGCTTGTGATGGGGCTAGGCAGTGGGGCTAGCTTAGAAGTCGCCGATGTGCTAAGCCTACACAACCACCCGAGTGCCGCCTTGCACGCCATAAAATTGAGCCAATACACGATCAGAAACATTAAACAAAACCTGTTTTGGGCTTTTTGTTATAATGCGCTGGCGATCCCCCTAGCTTGTGGCGTGGCTGCTCCGTTCATGCTAAATCCCATGCTAGCCAGCCTAGCGATGAGTCTTAGCAGTTTAAGCGTGGTGTTTAATGCCCAGCGCTTGAGGGGTACACATAAAAAAATCAAAGGATGA
- a CDS encoding class II 3-deoxy-7-phosphoheptulonate synthase: MQTWSSSSWRACPISQQPTYPDLKALKEAEATLKSYPPLVFAKEMRSLKNALREAAFGRAFLLQGGDCAESFSSFSADGIRDLFKVLLQMSVVLAFGGGCPVIKVGRVAGQFAKPRSADFEEVNGEKVPIYRGDMVNGLDSKERTPNPQRLLQAYHQSAATLNLLRAFAKGGLADLAEVHRWNLDFVKNNPLGQQYSTLAMQITHALKFMQACGVANLPALQETDFYTSHEALLLNYEEPLVRQDSLSGEWFACSAHMLWIGERTKDLDQAHVEFLRGVHNPIGVKIGPKTTLEQMLGLCDALNPQNEPGRLSFIVRMGASMLKENFPPLLKGMLQAQKNVVWVCDPMHGNTIKTADGVKTRSFTHILQEVLDFFKIHKDLNSCVGGIHLEMTGQNVTECVGGAVREDNLSQHYYTQCDPRLNATQALELAFLLAKQLKERVVH, translated from the coding sequence ATGCAAACTTGGTCTTCTAGCTCTTGGCGCGCTTGCCCCATCAGCCAACAACCCACCTATCCCGATTTAAAGGCTTTAAAAGAGGCAGAGGCCACGCTTAAAAGCTATCCACCCCTGGTCTTTGCTAAAGAAATGCGTAGCCTCAAAAACGCACTGAGAGAAGCGGCCTTTGGGCGGGCGTTCTTGTTGCAGGGGGGCGATTGTGCCGAGAGTTTCAGCAGTTTTAGCGCCGATGGCATCCGTGATTTATTTAAAGTGCTCTTGCAAATGAGTGTGGTTTTAGCCTTTGGGGGGGGTTGCCCTGTGATTAAGGTCGGGCGCGTGGCCGGGCAGTTTGCTAAACCTAGAAGCGCGGACTTTGAGGAGGTTAACGGGGAGAAAGTGCCCATTTATCGGGGGGATATGGTCAATGGGCTCGACTCTAAAGAGCGCACCCCTAACCCGCAAAGATTGCTACAAGCCTACCACCAAAGCGCAGCGACCTTAAATTTATTGCGCGCCTTTGCTAAGGGCGGTTTAGCCGACTTGGCCGAGGTGCATCGGTGGAACTTGGACTTTGTGAAAAACAACCCCCTGGGGCAACAATACAGCACCCTGGCCATGCAAATCACCCACGCGCTTAAATTCATGCAAGCCTGTGGCGTGGCCAATCTACCCGCCTTGCAAGAAACCGACTTTTACACCAGCCACGAAGCCCTGCTGCTCAACTATGAAGAGCCCTTAGTGCGCCAGGATAGCCTCAGTGGGGAGTGGTTTGCCTGCTCGGCACACATGCTCTGGATTGGCGAGCGCACCAAGGATTTAGATCAAGCGCATGTGGAATTTTTAAGGGGCGTGCATAACCCTATAGGCGTGAAAATCGGACCTAAAACCACTCTGGAACAAATGCTGGGCTTATGCGATGCGCTCAATCCGCAAAACGAACCCGGGCGTTTGAGCTTCATTGTGCGTATGGGAGCGAGCATGCTCAAAGAAAATTTTCCCCCGCTTTTAAAGGGCATGTTGCAGGCGCAAAAAAATGTCGTGTGGGTGTGCGACCCCATGCATGGCAACACCATTAAAACCGCAGATGGCGTAAAAACCCGCTCTTTCACGCACATTTTGCAAGAAGTGCTGGACTTTTTTAAGATACACAAGGACTTAAACAGCTGCGTGGGGGGGATTCATTTAGAGATGACGGGACAGAATGTTACCGAGTGTGTGGGCGGAGCGGTGCGTGAGGACAATTTAAGTCAGCACTACTACACGCAGTGCGACCCCCGCTTGAATGCCACCCAAGCGCTGGAACTAGCCTTTTTGCTCGCCAAACAACTGAAAGAGCGGGTCGTGCACTAA
- a CDS encoding DUF342 domain-containing protein, which produces MAEFYSKIVENCGDIRTELEKIAQNYGIEVHDLWFDLIKVHTLTRSEPHGEFKVLEGEDLKQIDNDAFWANPALEVIQRYDICIKKQLFRYFIDVEMSPDFDQLYLVCETPFMIVNDEWLFGELCDFVEARMAYKKIILRQMQAQHTLFKQELVRYSTEEELPERICIKKSRYTPNQPGVFTFALKKSWELKNGEEAPVNAIYGAGKGDVVLEYIKPIKGTAGRDLKGQMCEVQDLEDVPFELEYSAEAFDVKEDAARIVYLSKTAQYVAFINNALKSFTKNQYVEMKNTNMPMFLGGVENGLTLYISSKNEIDNAIETNLRIEAKEIYVKGNVGKNVKLVAQKIIIEGQLHTESSAEAEEVLITNNKGLCKGKKVQCKYVDRGTIFAESCEVEASSGSQIYAEDIKLKQVKSNNAFYFSSKCDFDTIDGSENKFCFSAFAAPKNKEILEQTKQAMNIYKDKAQRVMAQYQKLNIFVQKNQPTIDKIRNADITTRKTLIGQEAIKRIYYDFMDCLKRVKILHMYISRIQDLNRQFLERLISIESSMKQVQVHTNGPWTAFNTVIYARAYTKGSKSLITEKGETADYILDEQSGEVRKVSRYQHITNF; this is translated from the coding sequence GTGGCTGAGTTTTATTCAAAAATCGTGGAGAATTGTGGCGATATCCGCACCGAGTTGGAAAAAATCGCCCAAAATTATGGGATTGAAGTGCACGACTTGTGGTTTGATCTCATCAAAGTACACACCCTCACAAGATCCGAACCGCACGGGGAGTTCAAGGTCTTAGAAGGCGAGGATTTAAAGCAAATAGACAACGATGCTTTTTGGGCAAACCCTGCTTTAGAAGTGATTCAACGCTACGATATTTGCATTAAAAAGCAGCTTTTTAGATACTTCATTGATGTAGAAATGTCGCCCGATTTTGATCAACTGTATTTGGTGTGTGAGACCCCCTTTATGATTGTCAATGACGAATGGCTCTTTGGAGAGTTGTGCGACTTTGTGGAGGCGCGCATGGCGTATAAAAAAATCATTTTGCGCCAAATGCAAGCCCAGCACACTTTGTTTAAACAAGAATTGGTGCGTTACTCCACCGAGGAAGAACTGCCCGAACGCATTTGCATTAAAAAATCCCGCTACACCCCTAACCAGCCCGGGGTTTTTACCTTTGCGCTCAAAAAGTCTTGGGAATTGAAAAATGGCGAGGAGGCCCCTGTGAACGCCATTTATGGAGCGGGCAAGGGCGATGTCGTTTTGGAGTACATCAAGCCCATTAAAGGCACAGCGGGACGGGATTTAAAAGGGCAAATGTGCGAAGTGCAAGATTTAGAGGATGTGCCTTTTGAGCTGGAGTACAGCGCGGAGGCGTTTGATGTCAAGGAAGATGCAGCTAGGATCGTCTATCTGTCTAAAACCGCCCAATATGTTGCTTTCATCAACAACGCCTTAAAGAGTTTTACCAAAAACCAATATGTGGAGATGAAAAACACCAACATGCCCATGTTTTTAGGGGGTGTGGAAAATGGGCTCACTTTATACATTAGCTCTAAAAACGAAATAGACAACGCCATTGAAACAAATTTGCGCATCGAGGCCAAAGAAATTTATGTCAAGGGCAATGTGGGCAAGAATGTCAAATTGGTGGCGCAAAAGATCATCATTGAGGGGCAATTACACACCGAGAGCAGTGCAGAGGCTGAGGAAGTGCTCATCACCAACAACAAAGGGCTGTGTAAGGGCAAAAAAGTCCAATGCAAATATGTGGATCGGGGGACGATCTTTGCAGAGAGTTGCGAAGTGGAGGCGAGCAGCGGGAGTCAAATTTATGCCGAAGACATCAAGCTAAAACAAGTCAAATCCAACAACGCCTTTTATTTTTCCTCCAAATGCGACTTTGACACCATCGATGGAAGCGAAAACAAATTTTGTTTCTCTGCCTTTGCTGCCCCTAAAAATAAAGAAATCCTAGAGCAAACCAAACAGGCGATGAATATTTATAAAGACAAAGCCCAAAGGGTGATGGCGCAATACCAAAAGCTCAACATTTTTGTGCAGAAAAACCAGCCTACAATCGACAAAATCCGCAACGCCGACATCACCACCCGCAAGACTCTCATTGGACAGGAGGCGATCAAGCGGATTTACTACGATTTCATGGATTGTTTGAAACGGGTGAAAATCTTGCATATGTACATCTCCCGCATTCAAGATTTGAACCGCCAATTTTTAGAACGCTTGATCAGCATTGAATCGAGCATGAAACAAGTGCAAGTACACACCAATGGACCCTGGACAGCTTTTAACACTGTGATTTACGCCCGCGCCTACACTAAGGGCTCTAAGAGCCTCATCACTGAAAAGGGCGAAACGGCAGATTATATCCTAGATGAACAAAGCGGTGAAGTGCGTAAAGTCAGCCGTTACCAGCACATCACCAATTTCTAA
- the pssA gene encoding CDP-diacylglycerol--serine O-phosphatidyltransferase, with protein MAMLYASHGEFIVACWMVVGSLVLDGLDGRIARLTNTTSKFGLEFDSLADVVAFGVAPSLIAYFYVGHFYGRFGMAACALFVIFGAIRLARFNVTTQTTDPYSFIGIPIPSAAVLVVLGVLIDNKYGVLREGWGKFFLAYIVFLGVLMVSNIRYPNFKKVQWNLKLFILLLLFLLLLFVRPLEVLGSFMFCYLFYGLLRWVFLMARIVFKHK; from the coding sequence ATGGCGATGCTTTACGCTTCGCATGGGGAGTTTATCGTGGCGTGCTGGATGGTGGTGGGTAGCCTAGTTTTAGACGGGCTGGATGGACGCATCGCACGCCTGACAAACACCACGAGCAAGTTTGGGCTAGAGTTCGACTCGCTGGCTGATGTGGTTGCCTTTGGGGTTGCGCCAAGCCTCATCGCTTATTTTTATGTGGGGCATTTTTACGGGCGTTTTGGGATGGCGGCTTGTGCCTTGTTTGTGATTTTTGGGGCGATCCGCCTAGCCCGTTTCAATGTTACGACCCAAACCACAGACCCTTATTCGTTTATCGGTATCCCCATCCCTAGTGCGGCGGTGCTGGTGGTGCTGGGGGTGTTGATCGACAATAAATACGGCGTTTTGAGGGAGGGCTGGGGCAAGTTCTTTTTAGCTTACATTGTGTTTTTAGGAGTGCTGATGGTGAGCAATATCCGCTACCCCAATTTTAAAAAAGTGCAGTGGAATTTAAAACTTTTCATTTTGCTCTTGTTATTCTTGCTCTTGCTCTTTGTGCGCCCTTTGGAGGTGCTGGGCTCTTTTATGTTCTGTTATCTCTTTTACGGGTTGCTTCGTTGGGTGTTTCTCATGGCTAGGATTGTCTTCAAACACAAATGA
- the copP gene encoding copper-binding metallochaperone CopP, which produces MQEVLKVSGMTCQHCVDKVEKFVGELEGVEHISVHLDKQEVAITFNPPATLADIKEAILDAGYTLA; this is translated from the coding sequence ATGCAAGAAGTACTGAAAGTGAGTGGCATGACATGCCAGCATTGCGTGGATAAGGTGGAAAAGTTTGTCGGGGAATTGGAGGGCGTGGAACACATCAGCGTTCATTTAGACAAACAAGAAGTGGCCATCACTTTCAACCCCCCGGCCACGCTAGCGGACATTAAAGAGGCGATTTTAGACGCGGGCTATACCCTAGCTTGA